One part of the Vitis riparia cultivar Riparia Gloire de Montpellier isolate 1030 chromosome 8, EGFV_Vit.rip_1.0, whole genome shotgun sequence genome encodes these proteins:
- the LOC117921214 gene encoding PLAT domain-containing protein 2-like, with protein sequence MQSITLLYIKRALPFTNQISKSERIDWEMEIEKRSGQLCLFILVIILSYSCPGNSNSDNCVYALYVKTGSAPKAGTDSKISITLSDPGGKSVRVSDLESWGLMGSNHNYYERGNMDVFSGRGPCIGAPICRLNLTSDGSGEHHGWYCDYVEVTATGPHRPCGQTIFYVDQWLASDAPPYQLTAVVDGCRLENIAAKSGRLVLRNSLGSASM encoded by the exons ATGCAGAGCATCACTCTCCTCTATATAAAGAGGGCCCTTCCATTCACAAATCAAATATCCAAATCTGAACGCATTGATTGGGAAATGGAGATAGAGAAGAGAAGTGGGCAGCTCTGCTTATTCATTttggtcatcatcttatcataTTCATGCCCCGGAAACTCCAACTCT GACAACTGCGTGTACGCTCTATATGTAAAAACAGGCTCAGCCCCGAAGGCAGGAACGGACTCAAAGATAAGCATCACCCTCAGCGACCCTGGTGGGAAGTCGGTGCGGGTCTCCGATCTGGAGTCTTGGGGCCTGATGGGGTCCAACCACAACTACTACGAGAGGGGCAACATGGACGTGTTCAGCGGCAGAGGGCCATGCATTGGTGCACCAATCTGTCGCCTCAACCTAACCTCTGACGGGTCAGGTGAGCACCATGGGTGGTACTGTGACTACGTTGAGGTTACAGCGACTGGCCCGCACAGGCCTTGTGGGCAGACCATCTTCTACGTTGATCAGTGGCTTGCCTCCGATGCTCCTCCCTATCAGTTGACCGCCGTTGTCGATGGATGCAGACTGGAGAATATTGCGGCAAAATCTGGGCGGTTGGTTCTGAGAAATTCGTTGGGATCTGCTTCAATGTGA
- the LOC117920203 gene encoding BTB/POZ and MATH domain-containing protein 4 isoform X2: MSEFLSSNKASLLSPTSSRSVTETVNGSHKFVIQGYSLAKGMGVGKHIASENFTVGGYQWAIYFYPDGKNPEDHSTYVSVFIALASEGTDVRALFELTLVDQSGKGKHKVHSHFDRSLESGPYTLKYRGSMWGYKRFFRRAMLESSDFLKDDCLKINCTVGVVVSAIDCSRLHPIQVPDSDIGAHFGMLLENEEGSDVIFDVSGEKFHAHKLVLAARSPIFESEFINGPEDDKQEIVVKDMDPKVFKAVLHFIYRDSLIEDEELLTSGSSCMVSESDTIAAKLLAAADKYGLTRLRLMCEALLCKDISVNSVSKILALADRYHAMDLKAVCLKFAAENLEVPKLMKTRESRTEPKL; this comes from the exons ATGTCAGAATTCCTCTCGTCGAACAAGGCCTCACTGCTCTCTCCCACCAGTTCTCGGTCCGTGACGGAGACCGTGAACGGCTCACACAAGTTCGTGATCCAAGGCTACTCGCTGGCCAAAGGCATGGGCGTTGGAAAACACATTGCCAGCGAGAATTTCACGGTCGGAGGCTACCAGTGGGCGATTTACTTCTACCCTGACGGCAAGAATCCAGAGGATCATTCCACTTATGTCTCTGTTTTCATTGCACTGGCCAGCGAGGGCACCGATGTTCGAGCTCTCTTCGAATTGACGCTCGTGGATCAAAGTGGCAAGGGCAAACATAAGGTTCATAGCCACTTTGATCGCTCACTGGAGAGTGGGCCTTACACCTTGAAGTATAGAGGTAGCATGTG GGGCTATAAGCGTTTTTTCAGAAGAGCTATGCTGGAATCATCAGATTTCCTCAAGGATGATTGCTTGAAAATTAATTGCACCGTTGGAGTTGTGGTTTCAGCAATAGATTGCTCCAGGTTACACCCAATACAGGTTCCTGATTCTGATATTGGAGCACATTTTGGTATGTTATTGGAGAACGAGGAAGGTTCAGATGTTATTTTTGATGTGTCTGGGGAAAAGTTTCATGCACATAAGCTTGTATTGGCTGCTCGATCTCCTATATTTGAATCTGAATTTATCAATGGGCCAGAGGATGATAAACAGGAAATAGTTGTCAAAGACATGGATCCTAAGGTTTTTAAG GCTGTGCTGCACTTTATATACAGAGATAGTCTCATTGAAGATGAAGAGTTGCTAACATCGGGTTCATCTTGCATGGTATCTGAATCTGACACAATAGCAGCAAAGTTATTGGCCGCAGCAGACAAATATGGTCTAACTAGACTAAGATTGATGTGTGAGGCTTTATTGTGCAAGGATATATCAGTGAATTCTGTTTCCAAAATTCTGGCTCTGGCTGACCGCTATCATGCTATGGATCTAAAAGCCGTTTGCCTTAAATTTGCTGCTGAAAACCTT GAGGTCCCCAAGTTAATGAAAACCCGGGAATCGAGAACGGAGCCTAAG CTGTAA
- the LOC117920203 gene encoding BTB/POZ and MATH domain-containing protein 4 isoform X4, translated as MSEFLSSNKASLLSPTSSRSVTETVNGSHKFVIQGYSLAKGMGVGKHIASENFTVGGYQWAIYFYPDGKNPEDHSTYVSVFIALASEGTDVRALFELTLVDQSGKGKHKVHSHFDRSLESGPYTLKYRGSMWGYKRFFRRAMLESSDFLKDDCLKINCTVGVVVSAIDCSRLHPIQVPDSDIGAHFGMLLENEEGSDVIFDVSGEKFHAHKLVLAARSPIFESEFINGPEDDKQEIVVKDMDPKVFKAVLHFIYRDSLIEDEELLTSGSSCMVSESDTIAAKLLAAADKYGLTRLRLMCEALLCKDISVNSVSKILALADRYHAMDLKAVCLKFAAENLVGFLFFRRSPS; from the exons ATGTCAGAATTCCTCTCGTCGAACAAGGCCTCACTGCTCTCTCCCACCAGTTCTCGGTCCGTGACGGAGACCGTGAACGGCTCACACAAGTTCGTGATCCAAGGCTACTCGCTGGCCAAAGGCATGGGCGTTGGAAAACACATTGCCAGCGAGAATTTCACGGTCGGAGGCTACCAGTGGGCGATTTACTTCTACCCTGACGGCAAGAATCCAGAGGATCATTCCACTTATGTCTCTGTTTTCATTGCACTGGCCAGCGAGGGCACCGATGTTCGAGCTCTCTTCGAATTGACGCTCGTGGATCAAAGTGGCAAGGGCAAACATAAGGTTCATAGCCACTTTGATCGCTCACTGGAGAGTGGGCCTTACACCTTGAAGTATAGAGGTAGCATGTG GGGCTATAAGCGTTTTTTCAGAAGAGCTATGCTGGAATCATCAGATTTCCTCAAGGATGATTGCTTGAAAATTAATTGCACCGTTGGAGTTGTGGTTTCAGCAATAGATTGCTCCAGGTTACACCCAATACAGGTTCCTGATTCTGATATTGGAGCACATTTTGGTATGTTATTGGAGAACGAGGAAGGTTCAGATGTTATTTTTGATGTGTCTGGGGAAAAGTTTCATGCACATAAGCTTGTATTGGCTGCTCGATCTCCTATATTTGAATCTGAATTTATCAATGGGCCAGAGGATGATAAACAGGAAATAGTTGTCAAAGACATGGATCCTAAGGTTTTTAAG GCTGTGCTGCACTTTATATACAGAGATAGTCTCATTGAAGATGAAGAGTTGCTAACATCGGGTTCATCTTGCATGGTATCTGAATCTGACACAATAGCAGCAAAGTTATTGGCCGCAGCAGACAAATATGGTCTAACTAGACTAAGATTGATGTGTGAGGCTTTATTGTGCAAGGATATATCAGTGAATTCTGTTTCCAAAATTCTGGCTCTGGCTGACCGCTATCATGCTATGGATCTAAAAGCCGTTTGCCTTAAATTTGCTGCTGAAAACCTTGTAG GTTTTTTATTCTTCAGGAGGTCCCCAAGTTAA
- the LOC117920203 gene encoding BTB/POZ and MATH domain-containing protein 4 isoform X5 → MSEFLSSNKASLLSPTSSRSVTETVNGSHKFVIQGYSLAKGMGVGKHIASENFTVGGYQWAIYFYPDGKNPEDHSTYVSVFIALASEGTDVRALFELTLVDQSGKGKHKVHSHFDRSLESGPYTLKYRGSMWGYKRFFRRAMLESSDFLKDDCLKINCTVGVVVSAIDCSRLHPIQVPDSDIGAHFGMLLENEEGSDVIFDVSGEKFHAHKLVLAARSPIFESEFINGPEDDKQEIVVKDMDPKVFKAVLHFIYRDSLIEDEELLTSGSSCMVSESDTIAAKLLAAADKYGLTRLRLMCEALLCKDISVNSVSKILALADRYHAMDLKAVCLKFAAENLL, encoded by the exons ATGTCAGAATTCCTCTCGTCGAACAAGGCCTCACTGCTCTCTCCCACCAGTTCTCGGTCCGTGACGGAGACCGTGAACGGCTCACACAAGTTCGTGATCCAAGGCTACTCGCTGGCCAAAGGCATGGGCGTTGGAAAACACATTGCCAGCGAGAATTTCACGGTCGGAGGCTACCAGTGGGCGATTTACTTCTACCCTGACGGCAAGAATCCAGAGGATCATTCCACTTATGTCTCTGTTTTCATTGCACTGGCCAGCGAGGGCACCGATGTTCGAGCTCTCTTCGAATTGACGCTCGTGGATCAAAGTGGCAAGGGCAAACATAAGGTTCATAGCCACTTTGATCGCTCACTGGAGAGTGGGCCTTACACCTTGAAGTATAGAGGTAGCATGTG GGGCTATAAGCGTTTTTTCAGAAGAGCTATGCTGGAATCATCAGATTTCCTCAAGGATGATTGCTTGAAAATTAATTGCACCGTTGGAGTTGTGGTTTCAGCAATAGATTGCTCCAGGTTACACCCAATACAGGTTCCTGATTCTGATATTGGAGCACATTTTGGTATGTTATTGGAGAACGAGGAAGGTTCAGATGTTATTTTTGATGTGTCTGGGGAAAAGTTTCATGCACATAAGCTTGTATTGGCTGCTCGATCTCCTATATTTGAATCTGAATTTATCAATGGGCCAGAGGATGATAAACAGGAAATAGTTGTCAAAGACATGGATCCTAAGGTTTTTAAG GCTGTGCTGCACTTTATATACAGAGATAGTCTCATTGAAGATGAAGAGTTGCTAACATCGGGTTCATCTTGCATGGTATCTGAATCTGACACAATAGCAGCAAAGTTATTGGCCGCAGCAGACAAATATGGTCTAACTAGACTAAGATTGATGTGTGAGGCTTTATTGTGCAAGGATATATCAGTGAATTCTGTTTCCAAAATTCTGGCTCTGGCTGACCGCTATCATGCTATGGATCTAAAAGCCGTTTGCCTTAAATTTGCTGCTGAAAACCTT CTGTAA
- the LOC117920203 gene encoding BTB/POZ and MATH domain-containing protein 4 isoform X3, which yields MSEFLSSNKASLLSPTSSRSVTETVNGSHKFVIQGYSLAKGMGVGKHIASENFTVGGYQWAIYFYPDGKNPEDHSTYVSVFIALASEGTDVRALFELTLVDQSGKGKHKVHSHFDRSLESGPYTLKYRGSMWGYKRFFRRAMLESSDFLKDDCLKINCTVGVVVSAIDCSRLHPIQVPDSDIGAHFGMLLENEEGSDVIFDVSGEKFHAHKLVLAARSPIFESEFINGPEDDKQEIVVKDMDPKVFKAVLHFIYRDSLIEDEELLTSGSSCMVSESDTIAAKLLAAADKYGLTRLRLMCEALLCKDISVNSVSKILALADRYHAMDLKAVCLKFAAENLVGGPQVNENPGIENGA from the exons ATGTCAGAATTCCTCTCGTCGAACAAGGCCTCACTGCTCTCTCCCACCAGTTCTCGGTCCGTGACGGAGACCGTGAACGGCTCACACAAGTTCGTGATCCAAGGCTACTCGCTGGCCAAAGGCATGGGCGTTGGAAAACACATTGCCAGCGAGAATTTCACGGTCGGAGGCTACCAGTGGGCGATTTACTTCTACCCTGACGGCAAGAATCCAGAGGATCATTCCACTTATGTCTCTGTTTTCATTGCACTGGCCAGCGAGGGCACCGATGTTCGAGCTCTCTTCGAATTGACGCTCGTGGATCAAAGTGGCAAGGGCAAACATAAGGTTCATAGCCACTTTGATCGCTCACTGGAGAGTGGGCCTTACACCTTGAAGTATAGAGGTAGCATGTG GGGCTATAAGCGTTTTTTCAGAAGAGCTATGCTGGAATCATCAGATTTCCTCAAGGATGATTGCTTGAAAATTAATTGCACCGTTGGAGTTGTGGTTTCAGCAATAGATTGCTCCAGGTTACACCCAATACAGGTTCCTGATTCTGATATTGGAGCACATTTTGGTATGTTATTGGAGAACGAGGAAGGTTCAGATGTTATTTTTGATGTGTCTGGGGAAAAGTTTCATGCACATAAGCTTGTATTGGCTGCTCGATCTCCTATATTTGAATCTGAATTTATCAATGGGCCAGAGGATGATAAACAGGAAATAGTTGTCAAAGACATGGATCCTAAGGTTTTTAAG GCTGTGCTGCACTTTATATACAGAGATAGTCTCATTGAAGATGAAGAGTTGCTAACATCGGGTTCATCTTGCATGGTATCTGAATCTGACACAATAGCAGCAAAGTTATTGGCCGCAGCAGACAAATATGGTCTAACTAGACTAAGATTGATGTGTGAGGCTTTATTGTGCAAGGATATATCAGTGAATTCTGTTTCCAAAATTCTGGCTCTGGCTGACCGCTATCATGCTATGGATCTAAAAGCCGTTTGCCTTAAATTTGCTGCTGAAAACCTTGTAG GAGGTCCCCAAGTTAATGAAAACCCGGGAATCGAGAACGGAGCCTAA
- the LOC117920203 gene encoding BTB/POZ and MATH domain-containing protein 4 isoform X1 has protein sequence MSEFLSSNKASLLSPTSSRSVTETVNGSHKFVIQGYSLAKGMGVGKHIASENFTVGGYQWAIYFYPDGKNPEDHSTYVSVFIALASEGTDVRALFELTLVDQSGKGKHKVHSHFDRSLESGPYTLKYRGSMWGYKRFFRRAMLESSDFLKDDCLKINCTVGVVVSAIDCSRLHPIQVPDSDIGAHFGMLLENEEGSDVIFDVSGEKFHAHKLVLAARSPIFESEFINGPEDDKQEIVVKDMDPKVFKAVLHFIYRDSLIEDEELLTSGSSCMVSESDTIAAKLLAAADKYGLTRLRLMCEALLCKDISVNSVSKILALADRYHAMDLKAVCLKFAAENLVAVMRSDGFEYLKANCPLLQSELLKTVAGCEEEFSGGGKSRSVCAQFSDGDDETNARSVRQQTWECSNGGERSRTFWVQLSDGSDEGGRNAR, from the exons ATGTCAGAATTCCTCTCGTCGAACAAGGCCTCACTGCTCTCTCCCACCAGTTCTCGGTCCGTGACGGAGACCGTGAACGGCTCACACAAGTTCGTGATCCAAGGCTACTCGCTGGCCAAAGGCATGGGCGTTGGAAAACACATTGCCAGCGAGAATTTCACGGTCGGAGGCTACCAGTGGGCGATTTACTTCTACCCTGACGGCAAGAATCCAGAGGATCATTCCACTTATGTCTCTGTTTTCATTGCACTGGCCAGCGAGGGCACCGATGTTCGAGCTCTCTTCGAATTGACGCTCGTGGATCAAAGTGGCAAGGGCAAACATAAGGTTCATAGCCACTTTGATCGCTCACTGGAGAGTGGGCCTTACACCTTGAAGTATAGAGGTAGCATGTG GGGCTATAAGCGTTTTTTCAGAAGAGCTATGCTGGAATCATCAGATTTCCTCAAGGATGATTGCTTGAAAATTAATTGCACCGTTGGAGTTGTGGTTTCAGCAATAGATTGCTCCAGGTTACACCCAATACAGGTTCCTGATTCTGATATTGGAGCACATTTTGGTATGTTATTGGAGAACGAGGAAGGTTCAGATGTTATTTTTGATGTGTCTGGGGAAAAGTTTCATGCACATAAGCTTGTATTGGCTGCTCGATCTCCTATATTTGAATCTGAATTTATCAATGGGCCAGAGGATGATAAACAGGAAATAGTTGTCAAAGACATGGATCCTAAGGTTTTTAAG GCTGTGCTGCACTTTATATACAGAGATAGTCTCATTGAAGATGAAGAGTTGCTAACATCGGGTTCATCTTGCATGGTATCTGAATCTGACACAATAGCAGCAAAGTTATTGGCCGCAGCAGACAAATATGGTCTAACTAGACTAAGATTGATGTGTGAGGCTTTATTGTGCAAGGATATATCAGTGAATTCTGTTTCCAAAATTCTGGCTCTGGCTGACCGCTATCATGCTATGGATCTAAAAGCCGTTTGCCTTAAATTTGCTGCTGAAAACCTTGTAG CTGTAATGCGATCAGATGGATTCGAGTATCTTAAAGCAAACTGCCCGTTGCTGCAGTCAGAGCTCCTGAAGACAGTAGCTGGGTGTGAGGAAGAATTTAGTGGTGGGGGAAAGAGCCGAAGTGTCTGTGCCCAGTTTTCTGACGGTGATGATGAAACAAATGCTAGAAGTGTAAGGCAACAAACCTGGGAATGTAGCAATGGAGGAGAAAGAAGCCGAACCTTTTGGGTCCAGCTTTCTGATGGCAGTGATGAAGGTGGTAGGAATGCAAGGTAA